The Ornithorhynchus anatinus isolate Pmale09 chromosome X2, mOrnAna1.pri.v4, whole genome shotgun sequence genome window below encodes:
- the ANGPTL6 gene encoding angiopoietin-related protein 6 isoform X2: MDCSMAVLGQLMLTFTLLAGWRGAREASAGSSRCTYAFVVPPGSGTGAACWIGSPHLAPAGLNASELQGLRALRAEVGRQQAQIEELQWRAGAGKGPGPGSWAQRVAAQYRQLESRYRALAGLVEQQSVAIARLEWRCQGAEGGRNQEQALPILPGVPGVPGSPAAGSHEGQGDQGAAGEPQQDQTERRDGSLASTPLSPPPPPGAPTKAPGPRRDCLELQQSGQESSGVYVIHPHPGHRPVPVWCDQQHEGGGWTLIQRRQDGSVNFFTTWQEYKHGFGSPEGEHWLGLETLHQLTKRGDHELLVLLEDWQGRWAHARYSGFSVEPESDHYRLRLGRYHGNAGDSLSWHSDKQFTTQDRDRDAYAGNCAHYHKGGWWYHTCAHSNLNGIWYRGGHYRSRFQDGVYWAAFRGGAYSLKRVAMMVRPS; this comes from the exons ATGGACT GCTCTATGGCGGTGCTGGGGCAGCTGATGCTGACATTCACCCTTCTGGCGGGCTGGCGAGGAGCGCGGGAGGCCTCGGCCGGCAGTTCGCGCTGCACCTACGCTTTCGTGGTCCCGCCGGGGTCAGGGACGGGGGCCGCCTGCTGGATCGGATCCCCCCACCTGGCCCCGGCGGGGCTGAACGCCAGCGAGCTGCAGGGGCTGCGGGCCCTGCGTGCCGAGGTGGGGCGGCAGCAGGCGCAGATCGAGGAGCTGCagtggcgggccggggccgggaaggggcccgggccggggagctggGCCCAGAGGGTGGCTGCCCAGTACCGCCAGCTGGAGAGCCGCTACCGGGCCCTGGCCGGGCTGGTCGAGCAGCAGAGTGTGGCCATCGCCCGACTGGAGTGGAGGTGCCAGGGAGCGGAGGGCGGGAGGAACCAGGAACAG GCCCTGCCCATTTTGCCGGGGGTGCCGGGGGTGCCCGGTAGCCCAGCAGCTGGCTCCCACGAGGGCCAAGGAGACCAGGGCGCTGCTGGTGAACCTCAGCAGGATCAGACTGAAAGGCGTGATGGATCTTTGGCCTCCACTCCGctgtctcctccgcctccccccggggctcccaCCAAGGCGCCCG GCCCGCGGCGGGACTGTCTTGAGCTTCAGCAGAGTGGTCAGGAGTCCAGCGGTGTGTATGTGATCCATCCTCACCCCGGACACCGTCCAGTTCCAGTTTGGTGTGACCAGCAGCATGAAGGTGGTGGCTGGACCCTGATCCAGCGGCGGCAGGATGGCTCAGTCAATTTCTTCACCACTTGGCAGGAGTATAAG catGGTTTTGGCAGCCCAGAAGGGGAGCACTGGCTGGGGCTGGAGACCCTGCACCAGCTGACCAAACGAGGAGACCACGAGCTGCTGGTGCTGCTGGAGGACTGGCAGGGCCGATGGGCCCACGCCCGCTACAGCGGCTTCTCCGTGGAGCCCGAGAGTGACCACTACCGCCTACGGCTGGGGCGGTATCACGGCAATGCCGGCGACTCGCTCTCTTGGCACAGCGACAAGCAGTTCACCACCCAGGACCGGGACCGCGATGCCTACGCTG gGAACTGTGCCCACTACCATAAGGGAGGCTGGTGGTACCATACATGCGCCCACTCCAACCTCAATGGCATTTGGTACCGGGGCGGCCACTACCGCAGCCGTTTCCAGGATGGCGTCTACTGGGCCGCGTTCCGTGGCGGGGCTTATTCGCTGAAGCGGGTGGCCATGATGGTGAGGCCTAGCTGa
- the ANGPTL6 gene encoding angiopoietin-related protein 6 isoform X1: MDSGSMAVLGQLMLTFTLLAGWRGAREASAGSSRCTYAFVVPPGSGTGAACWIGSPHLAPAGLNASELQGLRALRAEVGRQQAQIEELQWRAGAGKGPGPGSWAQRVAAQYRQLESRYRALAGLVEQQSVAIARLEWRCQGAEGGRNQEQALPILPGVPGVPGSPAAGSHEGQGDQGAAGEPQQDQTERRDGSLASTPLSPPPPPGAPTKAPGPRRDCLELQQSGQESSGVYVIHPHPGHRPVPVWCDQQHEGGGWTLIQRRQDGSVNFFTTWQEYKHGFGSPEGEHWLGLETLHQLTKRGDHELLVLLEDWQGRWAHARYSGFSVEPESDHYRLRLGRYHGNAGDSLSWHSDKQFTTQDRDRDAYAGNCAHYHKGGWWYHTCAHSNLNGIWYRGGHYRSRFQDGVYWAAFRGGAYSLKRVAMMVRPS; the protein is encoded by the exons ATGGACT CAGGCTCTATGGCGGTGCTGGGGCAGCTGATGCTGACATTCACCCTTCTGGCGGGCTGGCGAGGAGCGCGGGAGGCCTCGGCCGGCAGTTCGCGCTGCACCTACGCTTTCGTGGTCCCGCCGGGGTCAGGGACGGGGGCCGCCTGCTGGATCGGATCCCCCCACCTGGCCCCGGCGGGGCTGAACGCCAGCGAGCTGCAGGGGCTGCGGGCCCTGCGTGCCGAGGTGGGGCGGCAGCAGGCGCAGATCGAGGAGCTGCagtggcgggccggggccgggaaggggcccgggccggggagctggGCCCAGAGGGTGGCTGCCCAGTACCGCCAGCTGGAGAGCCGCTACCGGGCCCTGGCCGGGCTGGTCGAGCAGCAGAGTGTGGCCATCGCCCGACTGGAGTGGAGGTGCCAGGGAGCGGAGGGCGGGAGGAACCAGGAACAG GCCCTGCCCATTTTGCCGGGGGTGCCGGGGGTGCCCGGTAGCCCAGCAGCTGGCTCCCACGAGGGCCAAGGAGACCAGGGCGCTGCTGGTGAACCTCAGCAGGATCAGACTGAAAGGCGTGATGGATCTTTGGCCTCCACTCCGctgtctcctccgcctccccccggggctcccaCCAAGGCGCCCG GCCCGCGGCGGGACTGTCTTGAGCTTCAGCAGAGTGGTCAGGAGTCCAGCGGTGTGTATGTGATCCATCCTCACCCCGGACACCGTCCAGTTCCAGTTTGGTGTGACCAGCAGCATGAAGGTGGTGGCTGGACCCTGATCCAGCGGCGGCAGGATGGCTCAGTCAATTTCTTCACCACTTGGCAGGAGTATAAG catGGTTTTGGCAGCCCAGAAGGGGAGCACTGGCTGGGGCTGGAGACCCTGCACCAGCTGACCAAACGAGGAGACCACGAGCTGCTGGTGCTGCTGGAGGACTGGCAGGGCCGATGGGCCCACGCCCGCTACAGCGGCTTCTCCGTGGAGCCCGAGAGTGACCACTACCGCCTACGGCTGGGGCGGTATCACGGCAATGCCGGCGACTCGCTCTCTTGGCACAGCGACAAGCAGTTCACCACCCAGGACCGGGACCGCGATGCCTACGCTG gGAACTGTGCCCACTACCATAAGGGAGGCTGGTGGTACCATACATGCGCCCACTCCAACCTCAATGGCATTTGGTACCGGGGCGGCCACTACCGCAGCCGTTTCCAGGATGGCGTCTACTGGGCCGCGTTCCGTGGCGGGGCTTATTCGCTGAAGCGGGTGGCCATGATGGTGAGGCCTAGCTGa